In a single window of the Atlantibacter hermannii genome:
- the ybhL gene encoding inner membrane protein, with the protein MDRFERPEQTIVQQTRSGLQTYMAQVYGWMTCGLLLTSFIAWYAANTPAVMMFVFQSQITFFGLIIAQLALVFILSGLVHKMSGALATTLFMLYSALTGLTMASIFLVYTSSSIASTFVVAGGMFGVMSLYGYTTKRDLSGFGNMLFMALIGIIIASLVNFWLKSEALMWVVTYIGVIVFVGLTAYDTQKLKNIGQQIDVSHRENLRKYSILGALTLYLDFINLFLMLLRIFGNRR; encoded by the coding sequence ATGGATAGATTCGAACGTCCCGAACAAACCATCGTTCAACAAACCCGCAGCGGTCTACAAACCTATATGGCGCAGGTTTATGGCTGGATGACCTGCGGGTTGTTGCTTACCTCGTTTATCGCCTGGTACGCCGCCAACACCCCGGCGGTAATGATGTTTGTTTTCCAGAGTCAGATTACGTTCTTTGGTCTGATTATCGCCCAGCTCGCTCTGGTGTTTATTCTCTCCGGTTTAGTGCATAAGATGAGCGGCGCGCTGGCGACCACGCTGTTTATGCTCTATTCGGCGCTTACCGGCCTTACCATGGCCAGTATCTTCCTTGTCTATACCTCAAGCTCCATTGCCAGCACCTTCGTGGTAGCCGGCGGGATGTTTGGCGTGATGAGTCTTTACGGCTATACCACCAAGCGCGATCTGAGCGGTTTTGGCAATATGCTGTTTATGGCGCTGATCGGCATTATCATCGCCTCGCTGGTGAATTTCTGGTTGAAGAGTGAAGCATTGATGTGGGTAGTGACCTACATTGGCGTCATTGTGTTTGTCGGATTAACCGCCTACGACACCCAGAAACTGAAAAACATTGGTCAACAGATTGATGTTTCCCACCGTGAGAACCTGCGTAAATATTCCATTCTCGGCGCGTTAACGCTGTATCTGGACTTCATTAACCTGTTCCTGATGCTGTTACGTATCTTTGGTAACCGTCGGTAA
- the moaE gene encoding molybdopterin converting factor subunit 2, whose amino-acid sequence MQDTRIRVGHEGFSVGDEYQWLASCDEDGAVVTFTGKVRNHNLGESVSAMTLEHYPGMTEKALAEIVAEARQRWALQRVSVIHRIGELWPGDEIVFVGVTGAHRSQAFEAAQFIMDYLKTRAPFWKREATPEGERWVESRDSDHQAAERW is encoded by the coding sequence ATGCAGGATACCCGCATTCGCGTTGGACATGAGGGCTTTAGTGTTGGTGATGAATACCAGTGGCTGGCCTCCTGTGATGAGGATGGCGCCGTGGTGACCTTTACCGGCAAAGTGCGTAACCACAACCTTGGCGAGAGCGTCAGCGCCATGACCCTGGAACACTATCCCGGGATGACCGAAAAAGCACTGGCGGAAATCGTGGCCGAAGCGCGCCAGCGCTGGGCATTACAGCGCGTCTCCGTGATTCATCGCATCGGCGAACTGTGGCCGGGTGATGAGATTGTTTTTGTCGGCGTCACGGGCGCACACCGCAGCCAGGCTTTTGAAGCGGCGCAATTTATAATGGATTATCTGAAAACGCGCGCGCCGTTCTGGAAGCGTGAGGCCACGCCGGAAGGGGAGCGCTGGGTAGAATCCCGTGACAGCGACCATCAGGCGGCGGAGCGCTGGTAA
- the moaD gene encoding molybdopterin converting factor subunit 1 has protein sequence MINVLFFAQVRELVGCDRLEINEPFPTVESLRQHLESRGERWALALESGKLLAAVNQTLVAFDHPLNEGDEVAFFPPVTGG, from the coding sequence ATGATTAACGTACTGTTTTTTGCCCAGGTGCGTGAACTGGTTGGCTGCGACCGTCTGGAAATCAATGAGCCATTCCCAACGGTAGAGTCGCTGCGTCAGCATCTTGAAAGCCGTGGAGAACGTTGGGCGCTGGCGCTGGAGTCCGGCAAACTGCTGGCGGCGGTGAACCAGACGCTGGTGGCGTTTGACCATCCGCTGAACGAAGGCGATGAAGTGGCCTTTTTCCCGCCGGTGACCGGAGGCTGA
- the moaC gene encoding molybdenum cofactor biosynthesis protein C: MSQLTHLNAAGEAHMVDVSAKAETVREARAEAFVTMRADTLAMIVDGRHHKGDVFATARIAGIQAAKRTWELIPLCHPLLLSKVEVQLAAEPEHNRVRIEAVCRLSGKTGVEMEALTAASVAALTIYDMCKAVQKDMVIGPVRLLAKSGGKSGDFNVEAS, from the coding sequence ATGTCGCAACTTACTCATCTTAACGCCGCGGGCGAAGCCCACATGGTGGATGTCAGCGCCAAAGCGGAAACCGTGCGCGAAGCGCGGGCCGAAGCGTTTGTTACCATGCGCGCCGATACGTTAGCCATGATTGTCGATGGTCGCCATCATAAAGGCGATGTCTTCGCCACGGCACGCATCGCCGGGATCCAGGCAGCTAAGCGTACCTGGGAACTGATCCCGCTTTGCCATCCACTGTTGCTGAGCAAAGTCGAAGTACAACTGGCAGCGGAACCGGAGCACAATCGCGTTCGCATTGAAGCGGTTTGCCGTCTGAGCGGTAAAACCGGTGTCGAGATGGAGGCGCTGACGGCGGCGTCGGTCGCGGCCCTGACGATTTATGACATGTGTAAAGCGGTGCAAAAAGACATGGTTATCGGTCCGGTACGTTTGCTGGCGAAAAGCGGCGGCAAATCCGGCGATTTCAACGTGGAGGCGTCATGA
- the moaB gene encoding molybdenum cofactor biosynthesis protein B, whose amino-acid sequence MSQVSAEFIATRIAILTVSSRRGEEDDTSGHYLRDAAHDAGHQIVAKAIVKENRYAIRAQVSAWIADENVQVVLINGGTGFTDGDQVPEALLPLFDREVEGYGELFRMLSFEEIGTAMMQSRAVAGIANRTLIFAMPGSTRACQTAWEHIISGQLDARNRPCNFHPHLKK is encoded by the coding sequence ATGAGTCAGGTGAGCGCAGAATTTATTGCGACGCGTATCGCTATTCTTACCGTTTCCAGCCGTCGCGGCGAAGAAGATGACACGTCAGGCCATTATTTGCGCGATGCCGCGCATGATGCCGGGCATCAGATCGTGGCGAAAGCGATTGTGAAGGAGAACCGCTACGCGATCCGCGCCCAGGTGTCTGCCTGGATCGCCGACGAAAACGTGCAGGTGGTGCTGATTAACGGCGGCACCGGCTTTACCGACGGCGATCAGGTGCCGGAAGCGCTGCTGCCGCTGTTCGATCGTGAAGTGGAAGGCTATGGCGAACTGTTCCGGATGCTCTCTTTCGAAGAGATTGGCACCGCGATGATGCAGTCCCGCGCTGTGGCGGGCATTGCCAACCGTACGCTGATTTTCGCTATGCCTGGTTCCACACGCGCCTGCCAGACGGCCTGGGAACACATCATTTCCGGTCAACTGGACGCCCGCAACCGCCCCTGTAATTTCCACCCTCATTTGAAGAAATAA
- the ybhK gene encoding transferase with NAD(P)-binding Rossmann-fold domain; UPF0052 family: protein MRNRTLADLDRVVALGGGHGLGRVMSSLSSLGSRLTGIVTTTDNGGSTGRIRRSEGGIAWGDMRNCLNQLITEPSVASAMFEYRFNGNGELSGHNLGNLMLKALDHLSVRPLEAINLIRNLLKVDAFLIPMSEQPVDLMATDAEGNDVYGEVNIDHLREPPQQLSLYPIAPATREALQAIGEADLILIGPGSFYTSLMPLLLLPDLAQALRRTPAPVVYIGNLGRELSVPAASLTLPEKLAIMERYVGKPLVDAVVVGPKVDVSGLVDKVIIQEPLEAEDIPYRHDRQLLRAALDKVVQKMG, encoded by the coding sequence ATGCGTAATCGCACCTTAGCGGATTTAGACCGGGTCGTGGCACTTGGCGGCGGGCATGGTTTAGGACGGGTTATGTCCTCCCTTTCCTCGCTGGGCTCGCGGCTTACCGGTATCGTTACCACCACCGATAATGGTGGTTCAACCGGTCGTATTCGCCGCTCTGAAGGCGGGATCGCGTGGGGCGATATGCGTAACTGTTTAAACCAGTTAATTACTGAACCAAGCGTCGCGTCGGCCATGTTTGAATACCGTTTTAACGGTAACGGCGAGCTTTCCGGTCATAACCTCGGAAATCTGATGTTAAAGGCGCTGGATCACTTAAGCGTCAGGCCATTAGAAGCCATAAATCTGATAAGAAACTTGCTCAAAGTAGACGCTTTTTTAATTCCAATGTCTGAGCAACCGGTAGATTTGATGGCGACAGACGCGGAGGGCAACGATGTTTACGGGGAAGTCAATATCGATCATTTACGTGAACCGCCCCAGCAGCTTTCGCTCTACCCCATTGCCCCCGCCACGCGTGAAGCGCTACAGGCGATTGGCGAAGCGGATCTGATCCTGATTGGCCCTGGCAGTTTTTATACCAGCCTGATGCCGCTCCTGCTGTTGCCGGATTTAGCCCAGGCGTTAAGACGTACCCCCGCGCCGGTGGTCTACATTGGCAATCTGGGGCGTGAACTGAGCGTGCCTGCCGCCAGCCTCACGCTGCCGGAAAAGCTCGCCATCATGGAACGCTACGTGGGTAAACCGCTGGTCGACGCCGTGGTGGTAGGTCCGAAGGTGGATGTTTCGGGACTGGTGGATAAGGTGATTATTCAGGAACCGCTTGAGGCGGAAGATATTCCCTACCGCCACGACAGACAGTTGCTGCGGGCGGCACTGGATAAAGTCGTTCAGAAAATGGGCTAA
- the uvrB_1 gene encoding UvrABC system protein B (excinuclease ABC subunit B), with protein MIADLQRPTMVLAPNKTLAAQLYGEMKEFFPENAVEYFVSYYDYYQPEAYVPSSDTFIEKDASVNEHIEQMRLSATKALLERRDVVVVASVSAIYGLGDPDLYLKMMLHLTNGMIIDQRAILRRLAELQYTRNDQAFQRGTFRVRGEVIDIFPAESDDMALRVELFDEEVERLSLFDPLTGQVEGVIPRFTVYPKTHYVTPRERIVQAMEDIKVELADRRKVLLANNKLLEEQRLTQRTQFDLEMMNELGYCSGIENYSRYLSGRGPGEAPPTLFDYLPADGLLIIDESHVTIPQIGGMYRGDRARKETLVEYGFRLPSALDNRPMKFEEFEALAPQTIYVSATPGNYELEKSGSEIIDQVVRPTGLLDPIIEVRPVATQVDDLLSEIRKRVEINERVLVTTLTKRMAEDLTEYLEEHGEKVRYLHSDIDTVERMEIIRDLRLGEFNVLVGINLLREGLDMPEVSLVAILDADKEGFLRSERSLIQTIGRAARNVNGKAILYGDKITPSMAKAISETERRREKQQKYNEEHGIVPQGLNKKVVDILSLGSGIAKTRNNKGRGKTRTAADVEAAELALTPKALQQKIHQLEAQMLQHAQNLEFEEAAAIRDQLHQLRELFIAAS; from the coding sequence GTGATTGCGGATTTGCAGCGCCCGACGATGGTGCTGGCCCCGAACAAAACGCTGGCAGCGCAGCTGTACGGTGAGATGAAAGAGTTCTTTCCGGAAAACGCGGTGGAGTATTTCGTTTCGTATTACGACTATTACCAGCCTGAAGCCTACGTGCCGAGTTCGGATACGTTTATCGAGAAAGACGCCTCGGTGAACGAACACATCGAGCAGATGCGTTTGTCTGCCACTAAAGCGCTGCTGGAGCGGCGGGACGTGGTCGTGGTGGCCTCAGTATCGGCGATTTATGGTCTGGGCGATCCGGATCTGTATCTCAAGATGATGCTGCATCTGACGAACGGCATGATTATCGATCAGCGCGCGATCCTGCGTCGTCTGGCGGAGTTGCAATATACCCGCAACGATCAGGCGTTCCAGCGCGGTACGTTCAGGGTGCGCGGGGAAGTGATCGATATTTTCCCTGCGGAGTCGGACGATATGGCGCTGCGCGTCGAACTGTTTGATGAAGAGGTGGAACGTCTGTCGCTTTTCGATCCGCTTACCGGTCAGGTTGAAGGGGTTATCCCACGTTTTACCGTTTATCCAAAAACGCACTATGTCACGCCACGCGAGCGCATCGTGCAGGCCATGGAAGACATCAAAGTCGAACTGGCTGACCGCCGCAAAGTGCTGCTGGCCAATAATAAATTGCTTGAAGAGCAGCGACTCACCCAGCGAACCCAGTTTGATTTAGAGATGATGAATGAACTGGGCTACTGTTCTGGCATCGAAAACTACTCGCGCTATCTGTCCGGGCGCGGGCCGGGTGAAGCGCCGCCGACGCTGTTTGATTATTTACCGGCTGACGGCCTGCTGATTATTGACGAATCCCACGTGACCATTCCGCAAATCGGTGGGATGTACCGTGGTGACCGGGCGCGTAAAGAAACGCTGGTGGAATACGGCTTCCGCTTACCGTCGGCGCTGGATAACCGCCCAATGAAATTCGAAGAGTTCGAAGCGCTGGCGCCGCAGACAATTTATGTCTCGGCGACGCCGGGTAACTATGAGCTGGAAAAATCGGGCAGCGAAATTATCGATCAGGTGGTGCGTCCGACCGGTCTGCTCGACCCCATCATCGAGGTGCGTCCGGTTGCGACTCAGGTGGATGACCTGCTGTCGGAAATTCGCAAGCGCGTGGAGATCAATGAGCGTGTGCTGGTGACTACCCTGACCAAGCGTATGGCGGAAGACCTGACGGAATATCTGGAAGAGCACGGCGAGAAAGTGCGTTATTTGCACTCTGATATCGATACCGTGGAGCGAATGGAGATCATCCGCGACCTGCGCCTGGGCGAGTTTAATGTGCTGGTGGGCATTAACTTACTTCGTGAAGGCCTGGACATGCCGGAAGTCTCGTTGGTGGCGATTCTGGATGCCGATAAAGAGGGCTTCCTGCGCTCTGAACGCTCACTGATTCAGACCATTGGCCGCGCAGCCCGTAACGTTAACGGCAAAGCTATTCTGTATGGCGATAAGATCACGCCTTCCATGGCGAAAGCCATCAGCGAAACCGAACGTCGCCGCGAGAAACAGCAGAAATACAACGAAGAGCACGGCATCGTGCCGCAGGGTCTGAATAAGAAAGTGGTGGATATTCTGTCGCTGGGCAGCGGTATCGCTAAAACGCGCAATAACAAAGGGCGGGGTAAAACACGCACCGCCGCCGATGTGGAAGCTGCGGAACTGGCGCTTACGCCAAAAGCGTTGCAGCAGAAAATTCATCAGCTTGAAGCGCAAATGCTGCAACACGCGCAAAACCTGGAGTTTGAAGAAGCCGCCGCCATTCGCGATCAGCTTCATCAACTGCGCGAGTTGTTTATCGCGGCCTCCTGA
- the uvrB_2 gene encoding UvrABC system protein B (excinuclease ABC subunit B), giving the protein MSKPFKLNSAFTPSGDQPEAIRRLKEGLEDGLAHQTLLG; this is encoded by the coding sequence ATGAGCAAACCGTTCAAACTCAATTCTGCTTTTACGCCTTCTGGTGACCAGCCTGAGGCGATTCGTCGTCTTAAAGAGGGGCTTGAGGATGGCCTTGCCCATCAAACGCTGTTGGGGTAA
- the livF_6 gene encoding ABC transporter ATP-binding protein yields the protein MLSLHSVNQFYGERHVLWNVDLEMLSGESVCITGAQGMGKTTLLHCITGHLPVQSGSIVWRHEGLPPRQLQDANTDARAALGIGYVPQDRRIFSGLTVEENLQVALRAAGETQVQVPESVFALFPELYPLRHTRSAALGHESQQQLALANALVIQPKLLILDEPTRGNSAGFIQKLGDILLRLNREFGLSILMVEQQMTFIRRVADRFCLLHKGRSVAQGSVAQLDNPRLLPLIHC from the coding sequence ATGTTGAGTTTGCATTCGGTTAATCAGTTTTATGGCGAACGCCATGTGCTTTGGAATGTGGATCTGGAAATGCTTTCGGGGGAGTCAGTCTGTATAACCGGGGCGCAAGGGATGGGAAAAACCACGTTGCTTCACTGCATCACCGGCCATTTACCCGTGCAGAGCGGATCGATCGTCTGGCGGCATGAAGGATTACCGCCCCGGCAACTACAGGACGCTAACACCGACGCGCGCGCGGCCCTGGGCATCGGTTATGTCCCGCAGGACCGACGCATTTTCTCCGGGCTTACGGTGGAAGAGAACCTGCAGGTCGCGCTGCGTGCCGCCGGGGAAACGCAGGTCCAGGTACCGGAATCCGTGTTTGCGCTGTTTCCCGAGCTCTATCCCTTGCGTCACACCCGGAGTGCGGCGCTCGGTCACGAGAGCCAGCAGCAGCTGGCGCTGGCGAATGCCCTGGTGATACAGCCGAAACTTCTGATCCTCGATGAGCCGACACGGGGCAACAGCGCCGGGTTTATTCAAAAGCTCGGCGATATCCTGCTGCGTTTAAACCGGGAATTTGGTCTGTCGATCCTGATGGTGGAACAGCAGATGACGTTTATCCGCCGCGTCGCGGACCGGTTTTGCTTATTGCATAAAGGCCGGAGCGTGGCGCAGGGCAGCGTGGCGCAGCTTGATAATCCGCGGTTGCTGCCCTTAATCCATTGCTAA